From Penicillium digitatum chromosome 5, complete sequence, one genomic window encodes:
- a CDS encoding Vesicle transport v-SNARE protein Gos1, putative — MASSTSSGWTQLRQQARSLETQTENLFHTYSQFASITKPPQSPTEEELRLQTQLRDLLERRESIIAQLSRLLDSEATLTSSALKQNNVSRHREVLQDHRRELQRLTAAISESRDRANLLSNVRSDISSYRASNPAAAEADYMLEERGRVENSHSMIDGVLSQAYAINENFGVQSETIANINRRIVGAAGSVPGMNYLIGKIGNKKRRDAIILGCFIGFCFLMLLFFR, encoded by the exons ATGGCATCCTCAACTAGTTCTGGTTGGACGCAGCTCCGACAACAAGCACGGTCGCTTGAAACTCAG ACCGAAAACCTTTTCCACACCTATTCACAATTTGCCTCAATTACCAAACCTCCACAATCACCTACCGAGGAAGAGCTGCGGCTTCAAACGCAACTGAGAGACCTCCTCGAAAGA CGCGAGTCTATCATTGCCCAACTATCCCGTCTCCTTGATTCCGAAGCCACTCTCACCTCCTCCGCCCTAAAACAGAATAATGTCTCCCGCCACCGTGAAGTACTGCAAGACCACCGCCGCGAGCTCCAACGTCTGACCGCAGCTATTTCTGAATCGCGCGACCGCGCAAACCTACTCTCTAATGTTCGTTCAGACATCAGCTCTTATCGCGCATCCAAccccgccgccgccgaggCCGACTACATGCTCGAAGAGCGGGGCCGAGTCGAGAACAGCCACAGCATGATAGACGGCGTGCTGAGCCAGGCGTATGCCATCAATGAGAACTTCGGTGTCCAGAGCGAGACAATCGCCAACATCAATCGGCGCATTGTGGGCGCTGCTGGTAGTGTCCCCGGCATGAACTACCTCATAGGCAAGATTGGGAACAAGAAGAGGCGGGATGCTATAATCCTCGGGTGCTTTATTGGGTTCTGCTTTTTAATGTTGCTGTTCTTCCGGTAA
- a CDS encoding 60S ribosomal protein uL29 has protein sequence MSSKVKAGQLWGKNKDELATQLEELKLELNQLRVQKISSGASSKTQRIGEVRKSIARVLTVINANQRAQLRLFYKNKKYLPLDLRPKLTREIRRRLTKHERTQTTDKLRKRAIHFPQRKYAVKA, from the exons ATG TCGTCCAAGGTCAAGGCTGGTCAGCTCTGGGGCAAGAACAAGGATGAGCTCGCCACACAGCTCGAGGAGTTGAAGTTGGAGCTTAACCAGCTCCGCGTTCAGAAGATCTCTTCCGGCGCTTCCTCCAAGACTCAGAGAAT cggCGAGGTTCGCAAGTCGATCGCTCGTGTTCTCACCGTCATCAACGCCAACCAGCGCGCTCAGCTGCGTCTGTTCTacaagaacaagaagtaCCTCCCGCTTGACCTCCGCCCCAAGCTCACCCGTGAGATCCGCCGCCGTCTCACCAAGCACGAGCGTACCCAGACCACCGACAAGCTCCGCAAGCGTGCCATCCACTTCCCCCAGCGGAAGTACGCCGTTAAG GCTTAA